A window of the Dickeya dianthicola NCPPB 453 genome harbors these coding sequences:
- the satP gene encoding acetate uptake transporter, protein MHAKTLANPGPLGLMGFGMTTILLNLHNAGFFPLTSIILSMGIFYGGIAQILAGLLEYKKGNTFGVTAFTSYGAFWLTLVAIIMLPKMGLAEAADAQFLGVFLALWGVFTLFMFFGTLGANRALQFVFASLTVLFALLAIGNITGNHTLLTFAGYEGIICGASAIYLAMAEVLNEQYGRTVLPIGARGAH, encoded by the coding sequence ATGCACGCGAAAACGTTGGCGAATCCGGGTCCGCTGGGACTGATGGGTTTCGGGATGACCACCATTCTGTTAAACCTGCACAACGCAGGCTTTTTCCCACTGACTTCCATTATTCTGAGCATGGGAATCTTCTACGGCGGCATCGCCCAGATTCTGGCCGGTCTGCTGGAATATAAGAAAGGCAACACCTTTGGCGTAACCGCTTTTACGTCCTACGGCGCGTTCTGGCTGACCTTGGTCGCCATCATCATGCTGCCGAAAATGGGCCTAGCGGAAGCGGCCGATGCACAGTTCCTCGGCGTGTTCCTGGCGCTGTGGGGCGTCTTCACCCTGTTCATGTTCTTCGGCACTCTGGGCGCCAACCGCGCGCTGCAGTTCGTGTTCGCCAGCCTGACCGTGCTGTTCGCCCTGCTGGCGATCGGCAACATCACCGGCAACCACACGCTGCTGACCTTCGCCGGTTATGAAGGCATTATCTGCGGCGCCAGCGCTATCTATCTGGCTATGGCCGAAGTGCTCAACGAACAGTACGGCCGTACCGTACTGCCGATTGGCGCTCGCGGCGCGCACTGA
- a CDS encoding MFS transporter: MAGEQHRRLNRHDYQTLSLAALGGALEFYDFIIFVFFAAVIGDLFFPSDIPEWLRQVQTFGIFAAGYLARPLGGIVMAHFGDRVGRKKMFSLSILLMALPTLGMGMLPTYASIGMAAPLLLLLMRVLQGAAIGGEVPGAWVFVAEHVPRSRTGIACGTLTAGLTLGILFGSMIATLLNTLLPPAQIVAGGWRIPFFIGGIFGLIALYLRRWLQETPIFREMQAHKALADELPLKTIVLRHKKAILVSMLLTWMLSAGIVVVILMAPVYLQKLHGIPAALTLQANSLATVALMVGCIVAGLAADRIGVGRTFIIGSLLFATCSWLFYSHAAQSHSLLFISYALAGLSVGVVGAVPYVMMRAFPAAVRFSGISFSYNVAYAIFGGMTPIFVTLMMKWTPLAPAFYVLALCALGLVLGVYLQSQTHREVEAQAEQVGSPAGV, encoded by the coding sequence ATGGCTGGCGAGCAGCATCGTCGATTGAATCGACACGATTATCAAACCCTTTCATTGGCGGCGCTGGGCGGCGCGCTGGAGTTTTACGACTTCATTATCTTCGTCTTCTTTGCCGCCGTTATCGGCGATCTGTTTTTCCCGTCGGATATTCCCGAATGGCTGCGACAGGTGCAAACCTTTGGCATCTTTGCCGCCGGCTATCTGGCTCGCCCGCTGGGCGGTATCGTGATGGCGCATTTTGGCGATCGGGTCGGTCGCAAGAAAATGTTCAGTCTGAGTATTCTGCTGATGGCCTTGCCCACGTTGGGTATGGGGATGCTGCCGACTTATGCCTCCATCGGCATGGCAGCCCCGCTGCTGCTGCTGTTGATGCGGGTGCTGCAAGGGGCGGCGATTGGCGGTGAAGTGCCGGGCGCCTGGGTGTTCGTCGCAGAACACGTTCCTCGCTCGCGCACCGGCATCGCCTGCGGCACGCTGACCGCCGGGCTGACGTTGGGTATTTTGTTCGGTTCGATGATAGCCACGTTGCTCAATACCTTGCTGCCGCCCGCGCAGATCGTCGCCGGCGGCTGGCGCATCCCGTTCTTTATTGGTGGTATCTTCGGGCTTATCGCGCTGTATTTGCGCCGCTGGTTGCAGGAAACGCCGATTTTCCGCGAGATGCAGGCGCACAAGGCGCTGGCGGACGAACTGCCGCTTAAGACCATCGTGCTACGTCATAAAAAAGCGATATTGGTCAGCATGCTGCTGACCTGGATGCTGTCCGCCGGGATTGTGGTGGTGATTCTGATGGCGCCGGTGTATCTGCAAAAATTGCATGGCATTCCGGCGGCGTTGACATTACAGGCCAACAGTCTGGCTACCGTCGCGTTGATGGTCGGCTGTATTGTCGCCGGGCTGGCGGCGGACCGGATTGGCGTGGGGCGCACCTTCATTATCGGCAGTCTGCTGTTTGCGACGTGCAGTTGGTTGTTTTACTCCCATGCCGCGCAGAGCCACAGTCTGCTGTTTATCAGCTATGCGCTGGCGGGATTGAGCGTCGGGGTGGTGGGGGCGGTGCCCTACGTGATGATGCGGGCGTTCCCGGCGGCGGTGCGTTTCTCCGGTATTTCCTTCTCGTACAATGTGGCATACGCCATTTTTGGCGGCATGACGCCGATTTTCGTCACCCTGATGATGAAATGGACGCCGCTGGCGCCGGCCTTCTATGTGCTGGCGTTGTGCGCGTTGGGGCTGGTGCTGGGGGTTTATCTGCAAAGCCAGACTCACCGCGAGGTGGAAGCACAGGCTGAGCAGGTCGGTTCTCCGGCCGGAGTTTAG